The following coding sequences lie in one Pseudorca crassidens isolate mPseCra1 chromosome 2, mPseCra1.hap1, whole genome shotgun sequence genomic window:
- the C2H1orf174 gene encoding UPF0688 protein C1orf174 homolog isoform X1, producing the protein MRSRKLAGGVRSSARLRARSCLATSASAQEAHVATSARTACQPSSSQKATDRRTSKKFKYDKGHLVKSEFQKPIPQSDSTAAPTATPETPGQREPLALAEDRARLPGKEASGSAPQGTTGLPQGHCGAMSDACPVETEDRPPPPRCGAPAGGESDSGCPERDGAAADLEQSHTPPLQMDNSVLLDDDSNQPMPVSRFFGNVELMQDLPPASSSCPSMSRREFRKMHFRAKDDDDDDADGAET; encoded by the exons CTGGCAGGTGGAGTGCGGTCCTCGGCGCGCCTCCGAGCCCGGAGCTGCTTGGCCACATCGGCCTCGGCCCAGGAAGCCCACGTCGCCACGTCTGCCCGGACGGCATGTCAG CCTTCCTCATCACAAAAAGCCACCGACAGGCGCACGTCCAAGAAGTTCAAGTACGACAAAGGTCATCTTGTGAAGTCAGAATTCCAGAAACCCATCCCCCAGAGCGACAGCACTGCTGCGCCCACAGCGACCCCCGAGACCCCAGGTCAACGCGAGCCTCTGGCATTGGCCGAGGACAGGGCCAGGCTTCCGGGAAAGGAAGCCAGTGGCTCCGCTCCTCAGGGGACCACAGGACTCCCCCAGGGGCACTGTGGAGCCATGAGTGACGCCTGCCCGGTAGAGACTGAGGACAGGCCGCCCCCGCCGAGATGCGGGGCCCCTGCGGGAGGAGAGTCCGACAGTGGCTGCCCCGAGAGGGACGGGGCGGCGGCGGACCTGGAGCAGAGCCACACGCCTCCACTGCAGATGGACAACAGCGTCCTTCTCGACGACGACAGCAACCAGCCGATGCCAGTGAGCCGCTTCTTCGGAAACGTCGAGCTCATGCAG GACCTCCCGCCAGCATCGTCATCCTGCCCTTCGATGAGCAGACGCGAATTCAGGAAAATGCATTTCAGAGCCAAAGACGACGATGACGACGATGCCGACGGTGCAGAAACATAG
- the C2H1orf174 gene encoding UPF0688 protein C1orf174 homolog isoform X2, translating into MRSRKPSSSQKATDRRTSKKFKYDKGHLVKSEFQKPIPQSDSTAAPTATPETPGQREPLALAEDRARLPGKEASGSAPQGTTGLPQGHCGAMSDACPVETEDRPPPPRCGAPAGGESDSGCPERDGAAADLEQSHTPPLQMDNSVLLDDDSNQPMPVSRFFGNVELMQDLPPASSSCPSMSRREFRKMHFRAKDDDDDDADGAET; encoded by the exons CCTTCCTCATCACAAAAAGCCACCGACAGGCGCACGTCCAAGAAGTTCAAGTACGACAAAGGTCATCTTGTGAAGTCAGAATTCCAGAAACCCATCCCCCAGAGCGACAGCACTGCTGCGCCCACAGCGACCCCCGAGACCCCAGGTCAACGCGAGCCTCTGGCATTGGCCGAGGACAGGGCCAGGCTTCCGGGAAAGGAAGCCAGTGGCTCCGCTCCTCAGGGGACCACAGGACTCCCCCAGGGGCACTGTGGAGCCATGAGTGACGCCTGCCCGGTAGAGACTGAGGACAGGCCGCCCCCGCCGAGATGCGGGGCCCCTGCGGGAGGAGAGTCCGACAGTGGCTGCCCCGAGAGGGACGGGGCGGCGGCGGACCTGGAGCAGAGCCACACGCCTCCACTGCAGATGGACAACAGCGTCCTTCTCGACGACGACAGCAACCAGCCGATGCCAGTGAGCCGCTTCTTCGGAAACGTCGAGCTCATGCAG GACCTCCCGCCAGCATCGTCATCCTGCCCTTCGATGAGCAGACGCGAATTCAGGAAAATGCATTTCAGAGCCAAAGACGACGATGACGACGATGCCGACGGTGCAGAAACATAG